The genomic window GCTCGGGATTCTTATATGGGCTCTCGATGGCGCAGGCCATGATTCAGAGCGGACAGGTCAGGACCTGTCTGGTCGTGGCTTCAGAAGTCAAGTCTCGTTCGCTCGATCCTCAAGATGAGACGACGGCGCTGCTGTTCGGCGACGGGGCCGGTGCCGTCATCCTGCGGGGTGAAGAGGAGAGCACTCCCGAGTGGCGGGGGATTCTGGGGATCAGGCTGTATGCCGATGGGGCGCATCATGGACTCATTCGACTCCCCGGCGGCGGATCCCGGCTGCCCTTGTCCTCCGACACGCTGCGCAAGGGGGAGCACTCGCTTCGTATGCGCGGAGCGTCGCTCTTTCGGATAGCCGTTCGACGGATTGAACAGGCCGTGCTGGAGATTTTGAAAGAATTCGGCGCCAGTCCAGGCGATCTCAAACAGATCGTGCTCCATCAAGCCAACGGTCGAATCTTGTCTCAGGTCGCCGAACGCTTGGGTATCGAGCAGAGCCGCTTAGCCTCGGTGATCGAGCGCTACGGCAATACGTCCTCAGCTTCTCTTCCGATCGCGCTCGATGATGCGGTTCGCGGGGGGAACATCTCACCGAATGATCTGGTGCTGCTGGGCACTTTCGGCGGTGGAGTAACCTGGGCAACGGGTCTCCTGCGCTGGTAACGACAGGAGGGCGGGAGCGCCATTCGCCTGTCGTCCATCCTCATGTGAATCCGCTGTCGGGAGCGAGCGTCTATGTTCTGCTTGCTTCGCCCGACTGAGCGGACACTCGCTTGCCACCGCTGACCGGAAGTCGAACCACGAACCGACTTCCCTGAGGATGATTCGCCTCCACCCACACCTGCCCTCCATGGCCTTCAACGATATGCTTCACGATCGCCAGTCCGAGTCCCGTCCCTCCCAACTCGCGTGACCGGGCTTTGTCGACGCGGTAAAACCGTTCGAAGACACGAGGCCGGTCCTCCTCGGGGATACCGATTCCGGTATCGGCGACGCTGAGATCGATCGCTCGGGCTGTTGAATCGGTAGTTCCAACCGAGAGAACAAGCTTGGTGCCGACCGAGATGGTTCCTCCTTCAGGCGTATATTTGATGGCATTATCGAGCAGATTGGTCAAGACCTGCACAAGCCGACCTTCATCACCCCCCACCGGAGGGAGCGACGGATCGACCACGGTGACGAGACGGTGCCGTTTCTTATCGGCGATCGGTTTGATCATGGACAGCGTCCGGTCGACGACGGAACGCAATTCAAGCGGTTCTTCCTTCAGCGAGACGCGGCCCGATTCGATTTTCGAGAGTTCGAGCAGGTCTTCGATGATCAGATTCAGCCGATCGCTTTGTTTGAGGATGATCTCCAAGAATTTCGCGGAAGCGACGGGGTCGTCCTTGGCGCCGTCCAGCAGGGCTTCCACGTAGCCTTTGATGGAGGTGAGCGGGGTCCGAAGCTCATGAGAGACATTCGCCACAAAGTCTTTCCGGATCTTCTCCAGACGCCGCAATTCGGTGATGTCATGAAACACCAACACGAGACAGGCTTCGCTTTCCCGTTCTCCCCCTGCCGGGGAGGCTTCGATCTGGAGACATCGTCCCGTCAGCGGCAGCACGATTTCATCCTCGCCCGGCACGCGTGACCCGAGAATGGTCGTGACCAGGTCATTGAGTCGTTGATGGCGGAACAGCTCGGCGCAGGGACGCCCTCGCGCTTCCACGCGCGAGATGCCGAATATCCGTTCCAACGCCGGATTGATTTGCAACACGTGGCCGCGATAGTCCAGGACCATGACGCCTTCGACCATCGAGGTGAGGACGGCAAGCAGTTGGGCTCGATCTTCCGAGAGTTCGTCGATCTTGGCATGCAGCTGGTCCGCCATGGTATTCAGCGTCGTCGCCAAGAGACCGACTTCATCTTGCGCGGTTGTTCTGATGGGCATCGTCTGGTGGCCGGAACTGAGTTGCCGGGCGGCCGATGCGATCTTCGAGAGGGGTCTGGTTATGTTGTGAGCCAGCCAGACACTGAGCGTCAGGGCGACGAGGAAGGCGACTCCGAGCGCGAGAAAAAGGTGTTGTTTGAGTTCGGCCATCTCGCGTTCGACGATGGCCATAGGCAGGCCCACGCGGACGGCGATCGGCGCCGTATCCTGAGCCTGGTGTAGCAGCACCGCGCGATACATGGTGCGCTGGCCGGTGGTATGACTTGGGCGGATATCCGCTCCGTGTCCGGTAGAAAGGGCCTGTTGGATTTCCGGCCGAGACCTGTGATTTTCAACAGCGGGCACGTCGGCATCTCGGAGGGCGCTATCCGCGAGCACCGTTCCGTCTGCGGCGACCAGCGTCACGCGGGAGGAGGCTCGGGTGCCGAGCTCGCGCGCCGTCTCTTGCAAAGAGGAAGGGGTCGGATGTGAAGAAGAGGAGAGAAACAGCGGTTGAAAGCCGTATTCGACAAGCTTGGTTTTTGCCTCCAGCTCATCACCGAATTGCGCGAGGTACCGCTGTTCGAGGGACTTGACCGTCATCACGCCGGCGACCAGCAGCCCACAGGCGACCGCCACAAGCGTGCCAAGCGTCACTTTCCATCGAATCGACCACGTCATCCTGATCAGTCGAGATCCCTCAGTTTATAGCCCAATGATTTCACGGACACGATGGCATCTTCGAGGAGCGGCAGCTTTTGTTTGAGTCGGCGGATATGCACATCGACTGTTCTGGTTGTTCCGTAGTAGTCGTAGCCCCACACGGCGTTGAGCAACACTTCTCGGGTCAACACACGCCCGGGATGCCGAAGCAGATGCTCAAGCAGGCCGAATTCCTTTGCCGTCAGCGGCATCTCGTGTTTTCCGAGGCTGACTTCATGCCGAGCCACATTCATCGTGAGCGCGCCATAGTGGTGCACCTCCGGGCCATCAGCGGGGGCGCGCGCGATGCGACGCAATAGCGCTTTGACACGCGCCACCAACGCTTTGGGGCTGAACGGCTTGGTGACATAATCGTCAGCCCCTAATTCCAGCCCGACAATCGTGTCCGATTCTTCCGCTTTCGCCGTGAGCATGAGGATCGGAAGCAGGGCGGTGCCGGGCATGGAGCGGAGGCGTTTGCAGACTTCGAGCCCATCCATCTCGGGTAACATCAGATCGAGGACGACCAGATCGGGCTTCTCCTCTTTGACCTTTTTCAGCGCGTCGAGCCCACTGGTCGCGGTGATGGGTCGAAATCCCTCTTTCTCTAAATAGTGCGTCACGAGCTGCAGGATGTCCTGTTCGTCTTCGACGATGAGCACTTTCTTGTGAGTGGACACGCCCATAGGAGACTGAGCGTACGGGGGAGGGGAGAGAGAGTCAAGCGGACAGGACTACCGGGCAGGTGGCTCGCTCGGTGATGGCCGGTTATTTGTAGGCGATCGCCGCGCTCGATGGCCCGACGAGAGGCATGACCTCGAACCGTGTGAAGCCCACCTCACCGCACCACCGACGGAAGTCCGCCCCGGAATAATCGAACGCGTCGCCGAATTCGATGAGCATGTTGAGGGACATCAGCAGCCCCTGCGCATTTTCGCGACGGGCATCATCGATCAATGCTTCGATGGCCACCAACGCGCCGCCGGTCGGCAATGCGTCATAGGCGGCTCGGATCAGATGCATTTTTTTCTCCAGATTCCAGTCATGCAGAATCATGCCCATCGTGATGAGGTCGGCTTTCGGTAGCTGATCTTTGAAAAAGTCACCGGATGTCGCGCTCACGCGATGTTCCAATCCGGCGGCAGCGACATATTTCTTCGCAATCGGTTCGACCACCGGCAGATCGAAGCTGATGCATTGCAGATGGGCATGTCGCTTCGCGACTTCGATGCTGAGCAGGCCGGTCGCGCCGCCGACGTCGCAAAGAGTCTGGTATTTCGAGAAGTCGAATTTCTCCGCGAACGCCTCGAAGTTGAGGCGTGAAATGCCGGTCATGGCCTCCATGAATTGTTCCAGCCTGGGCAGATCCGAATAGAGTTCTTCAAACATCCCCTTCTGTCCATGCTTCACTTCGTTCTGCGGCCGTCCCGTCCGCAACGCCTCCGGCAGATCGTTCCAAAATTTGAACAGCCGCGCGTTGAGCATGACGAGAATCCCTCCGATATAGCGCGGGCTCGCAGCATCGAGGAAGAGGGCGCCTTCCGGCGTATTGACATACTTCGCCTCGGGGCCGTCGCCGTCGCGGTCGAGAAACTTCATCGCCACGAGCGCGTCAAAGAAATCGGGATTAGCCCGTGAGTGAAATTGCAATTCCCTGCCCAGCTCCGCCCCCGTGAGACGTCGATCGGCGAGTTTTGTGAACAGGCCGACCTCGACGGCCGTGAGTAAGACCTTGGAGCCCCAGAAACCGAAGGCGGTTTGCAAAATGGAAGATGGATTCATATGAGGACCTATCTTATCTCTTAAAATTGGAATGCAGCATCTGCTCCCTTGCACCGAAGCAGGTTACAGAACAGAGCTCGATATTTCATAGGATTCTGAACTTTGCAAGACGCCAATACCCATAAATAATTTCAGCGGCTCTCTCGGTAAAAAGACTATTTCGAGGTAGGTTCTAATCTATCCTATTAATATGCACAAATCAGGACCTACTTCTGTGATGTGATGACCTGAATGCAAGATACATTGAACGCGGCAGCTCAAATATTACTTTGGCCGTGGATGGCTGATCAATTGCATTGGCAAGACTGCCTATTTAGCGAGCCGTCAGCTAGCCAGTCGTCGCCCCGCGGCCTAGCCGAAACCTGTTATGATCCACGGTCCGGACAAGTCATCGGCAGTATGCGCGTTCACGGAATTGCTCTCAAGCCCCCGTCACGGGTAGCATGGTGACGAAGCCAAGCAATTGTTAGTGTTACACGCCGGAGCGAGCAGGTTGCCCTAAGCTTACTGCCGCAGTTGAGGCATCCTCCGTTTCCTGTTTGGGAAAACCACCGTAGGATCTCAGCTCCTAACTCCTCCAGTACCTCGCTGGCAGGTCTACTGCCGTACTTCAGGTTGAGGATGACGTGATTTACCCCCTTAGCTTCCAGACACTTCAGCAGATCTAGAAGGGCGCTCCGGCCCAAGCGAAAACCAAGATGGATTGGCTTGGGCGTAGCATGTGGATCCTCGACCAGATCGATGTACAGAGATTGCACAAAGGGCTTGAACTGGTCCGGTGCGTGGTCGTCCACCAAGCGTTTCCACAGCGCAATCATGTCAGATTGCTTGGCAAGCGGACGCGGGTAGGTCACCCAGCCATCGCTGTGCGCCGCAATCCATTCCATCGGCTGGCGACTGCTACCTGTCACGAGAAGCGGCAGGGTGCCTGCAGTTGCTTGGGCAGCAGATCTACCTGGTGCAGCAAGCCGAAGGGGCTGTCGATCTCGGGAAACGATTCTTTCCACACCCGGTGTAACAGGTTGAATGAGTCGCGAAATCGGTCGCCGCGACCTTCTGGGGAAAGCCCGAACGCCGGAAACTCCACGGCCCGATCGCCGGATGCGACGCCAAGAACAAGACGGCCGCTCGATAATTGATCGATCGAGGCAGCCGCCTTGGCGACGTGCAGCGGATGCCGTAACGGCAACACGATGCTGCCGGTGGCCAGCGCGATACGCCGTGTATGCCTCGCTACATATCCGAGATAGACCCATGGGTCGTAGATTTGCCCGACGTCGCCGAACGATGGATCGTATAGCGGCACGTCGCGCACCCAGAGCGCGGCGAAGCCCAGCCGCTCAGCCCGCCAGATGCGGGCCAGGTGGTCGCGCATCGTGGGAATGCTGCCCTCATAGGCTTCAATGGGTGCAAAGATGCCGAGCGTGAGGCGTCCCTCATGAAACATGGTCTGAAATCCGTGATGGGTAGTCATCTCCATACCGTCCTCCTGCAATCCAGTCCGTTCACTGCAATTCGAAAATTAGCTCCAACTCGACCGGCATATGAGCGGGTAGTGACGATGCACCCACGGCTAGCCGTGCATGGCCGCCGCCGTCTTTGAATACGGCGGCCAACAGCTCCGAAGCACCGTCCGCAACTCTCGCATGCTCACCGAAATCCTGCGTTGCGGAGATGTGGACCGTGAGCCGCACCAGCCGCCGGATACGATTCAGCGATCCGAGTGCGGCACGAGCCACAGCCAGGCCGTTGAGCGCCGCCAATCTTGCGGCATCACGGCCTTCCGTCACCGACAGTCTTTCGCCGAGACGTCCGTTCCATGCCGGGCGTCCCTCTTGCACCGGCAACATGCCGCTGACGAAGAGCAACCCGCCTGCCTCCACCGCCGGTACGTACGCGCCGAGCGGCAGAGGCGGATCGGGTAAGGTCAGACGTAGCTCATGGAGGCGCGCTTCCGGTGTCACCGTGCTCTCTCCTAAGGCGCGGCCTTGATAAGATGGGCATAGCGGTCGGCAGAGCCGGGCGTCCAGGGTTTGCCAACGAAACGATAGTTCATGCGTGGGAAATAGCCGTAGCGTTGGCCCAGCTCACCACTCAAGAGGGTCATCCGTTCGACGACACGCGCGTTGGCCAACTTGCCGGCGTCGATGAAACGGAATGGCATCGATTCGACGATGCTGAGAAACGTCTGCTTGGCGGCTAGGTCATCGCCGACGACGAACACGTCGCTCACGGTTCCGTCAAACCGTGGCTCATCAAAGACCTCCCACCACACGTTCTTGAATGCCCCGACGATCCGGGTTTCAGGAAAGTGCCGCTGGAGTTCTTCCGCCCCGCTGGTATCCCAAGGCAGAATGAAATCCGAATAGTCGTCGTTGAACGGATTCGTAATATCGATGAAGATCTTGTCAGCCAAGGCCTGCCGATAAGGCTGCAGTGTTGTCACTATTCCATCCATGAGAAACATGGCGGGGAGGACAAACTCCGCTTGAATCGCCTGCTCATAGGTTCCCGGTGTAATGCCTAAGATGTTCAGCCCCTCGGCAATCCGTTTTGCCCGCCGCGGATCGCGCGAACCCAGCGTTACCCGAACGCCGGATTTTGCAAATGCCTCTGCCAGCCTCACTCCCATACGCCCCGTTCCCATAATTCCGATCGTTCTCATCGCATCCTCCATAGGGTTAGATTGTGAATGGCAGACCTACTAGTAGGTAGGTCTCCATGGTAAAAAAACACGCCGTCATCGTTGCAGCAATGTGATGGTCTGTTCCACCATGGTATGCAGCCGCTTATGTCCGCCTTCCGCCCGAACGACCAATGCGCCGCCTTCCAGTAGAGAGAAGATCATTGCCGCCACCAGTTTTGTGTCGCCTTTGAAACGAAAGGCTCCTTTATTGAGACCCTCCTCAAGAATCTTCGCAAGTCGCGCTTCATTGTCTCGATAGAAGCGTCGCACCCCTGCGGCAGCGGGATGACCCAGCGTGGCCAGTTCGGCACCCAGCATGCCGCACAGACAGGCCTTGTCCTGTTGTCCCTCACACAGAGTGGCCTCAAACAGCCCGGCATACTTGCGTAGTTTAGCCGCAGGATCCAGCTTCGATTCGACGATGGCATCGACGAGCTTCAAGAAATAGGCCGCGTACCGTTGAATAACGGCCTCGATCAAATGTTCCTTCGTGGGAAAGTGATGGTGGATGCTGGCCTTTCGGATACCGATCGTGTCGCTGATGTGCTGGTAGCTCATCGCGTTGGCACCGCCGCGCTGAATCAACGCTTGCGCCGCGTCCATAATGGCCGTTCTGGTGTCTGTTGTAGACATAAAGGCAATCCTACTAGTAGGTAGGTAGCTTGTCAAGGGGAAAATTTCGTTGCAGTGAACGGACCGACCTCAACGGCCGTGAGCAGAACTTTGGAACTCCAGAAGCTGAAGGCAGTTTGCAAAATGGACGAGGGATTTGGAGCAGCGGTCATAGGTAAACATCTCTTGTTGAGGTTTCGGGTCTCTCATGAGGATTTTCGATCAGCAATCCGCTCAGTCCATCACTCACACATCCACCAGCAGTCCGCAGATCTCCATGAACACCCGTACATTGCCGGTGGTTTCCTTGCGCGAGACCGTGAAGATGAGGTCGGAGCCAGGATCCGCGTAGAGAATCGCCTCCTGGCTTCCGAAAAACCTTGTCGGAAATTCCGGCTCATCGATCTCGGACACGCCCGTCGGCGCAATGGGATAGATACCGACCCTCGAACGGGTCGTCACGTGAACGGCATAGAAGAGCGGTTGATTCGAGTGTCCGAAACCATTGATGCCGAGATAGTGGGTGTGGAATCGTTTCTTTTTGGGAACGGTTACGACAACGGTTTCCTTGCTGCTTTCACCGGCAACAAGATTGACGACGGCCCCGGTCTGAAAAGGTCGTTGAGCCATCTGTGGCGTCTCCTTTCATCGCTCTCTGTTATCTCTTCTTCACGATTCGTGTGACAAGCTGTTCGGCGCGGCCGATCGCTTGGCCCAGGAAGCCGCCGACGGCTCGACCGACCTTGCGTGCCTGCCGACTGGCGGGCGTGGACTTCGTTTTCTTGATCCCTTTCTTGAGCCGCCGGTTCGATGTGGAGACAGCATCGGCAACGGTTTTCTTGAGTTGACGAGCCGTCGCGCCGGCCTTGCCTCGAAGAGTCTTTCCTTTTCGCGCAAGCTGCTTTCCGGCATTGGCAACTTTTTTAGCAGTCGTCTTTTTCATAAGACCTCCTAGGTTGTATCATCTCAGCGAATCGCAACATAGCAAGCCTGTATCAGACGAGCAAGCTCTCCGAGACACTCTCCCGACTCTTCAGAACCCGACTCAGGCGACTCTCCCTTGTTCTCACCACGAATTGGTGAGTCGCGAGTGCATTCCCCTGTCAAACTCTTGCTCCCAATACAAGCAGCCCTTTCTCTCAGTCTTTTGTCGTTCGGGCCCTGTTCGGCAACGCTATGTGTTCTCAAACGGAGGTTCCATCCAGTTTCGGACCAACAAACGAAATGGGCAGTGCTTCAGGGCAGGAGAAGTCAGCGGCTCAAATGACGTATCTGATGTAATCAATGTCGCATTTTCGGCAATGGCATGCGCCGCAATCATCATATCGAGAGCGGCCAGTGTCATTCCCTGTTGACGAAACCACGCACGTGCCTTTCCGTATGTATCCGAGACGGACGCATCCCACGGAAGCACGCTCACTTGGTGTAAGAGATCATTGACCGCGGCCGTCAGAACTTTGGGAAAAGACTTGAGGGCCAGCCCATAGATCAATTCACCACGCGTGACGGCGGACATGGTGATCTTTTGAGTCCGAGAGGTGCGTTCCAGCCAGTACAGCACGTTGGGATATCCAGGCTTCACGATATAGCTGGCGGTGTTTGTATCAAGCATCACCGATTTCAAAATAGGTTCCTCTCCGCCGCTGGCGCCTTGTCGCGGTCTGTCAGAAAGTCAGCGGGAACCTCCCCAGAGGCATGAAATTGTTTCAGGCGTTTGAAAAATTGTGCCCATGAGCGTTTCCGCTGAGGTGACAGAATAATGTCTCCCGTTTCTTCATCCCGCCTGATAGACACAACAGAGCCCTGTACCCGGTATTCCAAGGGAAGGCGAACCGCTTGACTGCGTCCGTTGCGAAACACTTTGGCCGTAGCGAGCTTGCGATGTTTGCGCATGACCTAAGATCTCCTTGATGGTAATACCGTGGTATATATCATGATTGGCCTTCACCGAACAAGGGCACTGACGAGATTGGGTAAGTCCGAAGAGCGATCATCGCGACCCCATCAGACCTAACGACCGAACCAGGTCGGACGGCAGATCATATTCAGGATCGAAGCCACTCTAAACTTTCTCTTAAGTTCTCTATGATAAAGTTATGGGTTCTCGTTACAAACAGCTTGTGACCGACGAACAGGAGCATCTTGTTGCGGTTCTGATTTCTTATGAGGAATGGTTGCGCATCGAACGACAGTTAGAAAATGGCGGGTGATGCCAATGCCAGCACGCAACGGTTTGTTGAAAGAGGCGAAATGAAACCAATGGTACAACAGGGGGTCCAAACTCTGGAGCGCTGTCCATCACTGGTCGCTCGCGGTAGCAGGATTGTTGAGCGCTCTTGCTACGTTGGTCTTAAAGTCAGAATGGGTCCAGACGTTAGTCGTGACATATCGAGACGACGTCGCGGCTGGTCTAGCAGCAGCGGCGACACTCGTCACTACCTTTGCAGCCTCCGGCGGTTTTGGGAGGAAGTGGCAAGCCAATAGACGCAGCCGTGGACGAATTGACCAAGTCAAGATTGATTTTTCGAGCCCAAACGCCGACGCACAGAAGATCCGCGAGGATCTCAAGGCGATCATCAAACAGCACGATGATTCGATTATAGGTTCAGCTGACCATAAATGAATGGCGAAGCAGTCAACTTCATCTGACTGACAATCAGCGCTTGCTTTCTAAGGAAGGTCTGATTAATTCACGTTTCCACTCGGCAATCTGTTCCTGGGCTTGGTCACTAACGCGAGTTCGATGGGCATCCACTGGCCTCAGGAGCCTGTTCATGAGGTGCACCCGCCGTCCGATGGCTCGTTGCAAGGCTCCGGGGCGTACGTTCCTACGTCTCTGTCAAGAGACGCCGTCGTGCCACGTACAGATTCGCTAATCCGCAGCTAATCTGAAGCCGGTGGGTATTCTTCGTCAGCCCCCGGTACCGGACTTTGGCCCACCCAAAGATCCGTTTGAGGACCAAGAACGCATGTTCAACTTTCGCCCGGACTTTCGATTTCGTCCGGTTCCGTGCCCGCTCGTTCTCACTGAGGGGCCGATGACGATGGGCTTTGGTCTGAATGAAACACTGAGCCCCTGTGGCGCATGGTACTGAATCACCTTACGTTGTCCACTATACGCGGCATCAGCCCACACTCGCGTATCTTGTCCATGGAGCAACTCCGGTAACCTGGCTGTCATGGACATTCGCCGCCGTGGCCGCGACTGAATGGATCAGTGTGGTCCGGCTGTCCCCTCCAATGTGGGCTTTCATGCCGAAATACCACTGGTGGCCCTTCTTCGTCTGATGCATCTCCGAATCCCGCTCCTTGGTGCGATTCTTCGTCGAACTGGGGCGCACGGATGATGGTCGCATCGAGACTTCGGCAAACGTCTGTTGCTCCATGGGCGCGCCTCCTTATCAGGACTGCGTTTCCTCTAGCACATCGCGAGCGGAGAATAAATCAGACCTTCCGTAATGACCTTGCATAATCTCCACCTGGGGAAATATGAGGATAGGCGCCAATACGATTGTTAAAAAAGTCAAAATTTAATTTATCTTGCCTCTGGGATTAATCTTACTTCCGCTATCTGTAGACTTATTTCCGATTGCCGGACCCATCCGCATCCGTCCACCTCTCTCTCGAAACTCTTCTATAGACTGACCAATACTCAAAATCCCCTCTCCCTTTGGTTCAGAAATCTGAGGAACCGGCTGTGAAGTACCGTCTGGGAATTTCATTTCAACAGTTCGCGTCGACGGAATGATTGTCTCGTAGGTATCATCAAACTTATCGGGAACGTTCGCATTAACGAAGATCTCAATCGCTTTGTCTGGTTCTTCACTTTCAACCACGAAAGCTCTCCCGCCGCCGATATTTATTTTTGCACGACCGTCTTTATTCAAATTTTTAATGGTCACGCCATCCGGAACGGCAAAGTCTACAGTTACGTTTGGCATGGATCCCCCAAAGTCTCCAGGTACCCAAATGACCTTTATAAACGCCTGACCGCTTTCGCGCCTGCTGCCATAAGCATATAAGCCGGGTAGTTTATCCTGCGACACACATTTTTCCCATGCACGTATTGATGCTTCATCTCTTGTTACCATTGATAGATTGGAGATCTTAGCCGTCCTTGAACTCGTGTCTGATGAACTCGAGCTCTTATTGAGCTCTCGCATCTTCCGAAATTCTTGTCGAAATTGCTCTTCAGTGATTCCCCGGCTGTAATCATGATTACCGCCCAAGGCAATTTTCAGAAACTCAACGGCCCCTCCCGATCCTTGATTCTTGGTTGACTGATAAAAACTCTGAAATGTGTTGAATGCTTCGTCCTCTGTCATGTGTAAGAACATTGACCATGCAGTCTTCTTTTTCGTCTCTATATTACTGTTTTGCTTAAGGACTTTATTGAAGAGGTCGCCTTCCAGCACTTTGTTGCAATGATCAAGTCTCTGGTCCGAAAACGCTAAGGAACTTAAACCGGATGACATGGCCAGAACCGAAACGAACACAATGAACTTCATTTTGGTACGTGATATCTTCATCTCGTTCTCCTTCCCGTTTCGCCCTAACCACAAATCTTGCCATGCTTAGCTGACCATTCCCTCGCATGTCGTTGGCGCATCAGCGCCTAGTGCAATCTCCTGTAAATAGGAGCAGGTACGTCCGATGGACAATTTGGGCTAAGGTCCGTTGTAAACTTGCACCGTTCCTCGCGTGACTTTTAGAGGCCCATTGCCTCCTTCTATGCCAATAGACTTCGATGGGCCTGTGAATATTGCAGTCGACCCTGCGGCTCCATATCGGGAGTTAAAACCGAAAGTTAGTCCGCTCGCTGCACCGATGGAACCTGTAGCGTGGTGCCCTAAACCTTCCAATTGATCTACCTGCGCAGGCTTGGAAATCGTGAAGACCTCACTCCAGTTAGATTCTCCCGCCTCGGAAAACGGCGGTATGCCTTTGCCCGTGATGGTTGCCGTATACGTGTATTCAGCAATCCGATGATTATCAACATCCCAAAATAGGAAGGAGTAGTAGGAGAAGCCACTGGCTGCGCCACTCAATCCCACGCCGTCCAAGATTTTCATTTTGAACCGTGTTCCGGCGGGAACATTATTCGGATCGTCCGGATAGTCAGATGGATCACGAGGTGGAATATCTGGTTGTCGCTTCGGTGTAAGGCAGCGAGACCACATAAAAACCACACGGCGATTTAGGCGCATCTCGCTTTCGTTTTTGGGATTCTGAATCTTCAAGTTTTTTGCTCCGGCACCGATTGGAGTATCTATGACTGAAATTACGCCTGGACCGCCTGGCAATGTGCCCAGAATGGCCACAAGCTGATTTTTGGCATCTTTCGCACGCTGCAGACTGACAGTCTCCTCCTTGGCCGCACGTTGATCTGGTGCAACTCTTAATGCTCGGTCAGCATGACCTACAACATTGACAGTAAGGATTGGGGATCCGGAACTTTGGCTCCGCACGATTGTTGCCGCTATATTGCGCAAACGTGTCATCTGGCCCTCATCCAACTTCGTGCCATATTCAGGGTAATTATTAATTTCTCGCTCTTCGTCTTGACACCAATTGGGGTCAGCATAGCTTGAAGAAAATATAGCGGTTATCAATAGCAATATCATGAGGGCAATAAACGTTTTGCTCATGCGGCCTCCTATTCTGACAGTGGCCA from Candidatus Nitrospira nitrificans includes these protein-coding regions:
- a CDS encoding antitoxin — its product is MRKHRKLATAKVFRNGRSQAVRLPLEYRVQGSVVSIRRDEETGDIILSPQRKRSWAQFFKRLKQFHASGEVPADFLTDRDKAPAAERNLF
- a CDS encoding OmpA family protein, which codes for MSKTFIALMILLLITAIFSSSYADPNWCQDEEREINNYPEYGTKLDEGQMTRLRNIAATIVRSQSSGSPILTVNVVGHADRALRVAPDQRAAKEETVSLQRAKDAKNQLVAILGTLPGGPGVISVIDTPIGAGAKNLKIQNPKNESEMRLNRRVVFMWSRCLTPKRQPDIPPRDPSDYPDDPNNVPAGTRFKMKILDGVGLSGAASGFSYYSFLFWDVDNHRIAEYTYTATITGKGIPPFSEAGESNWSEVFTISKPAQVDQLEGLGHHATGSIGAASGLTFGFNSRYGAAGSTAIFTGPSKSIGIEGGNGPLKVTRGTVQVYNGP